A genome region from Streptomyces antimycoticus includes the following:
- a CDS encoding DUF881 domain-containing protein, with product MSQPPPVRSTASPRPRPRLDASMSLLTNVMDHSLDDGYAEAAARRGETGRSGLPRTMRAKLGLALGLVLVAVVITVGAAEARISAPTLAKERGELIDRIETGNSNADELARSVDKLRGEVGEKQRQALEKHGGAKADLVALLSGANEVTGPGVKLVVDDAKGAAGGGGGPRESADFSDTGRVRDHDMQRVVNGLWESGAEAISINGQRLTALSAIRAAGDAILVDNKPLAPPYTVLAVGDGQRLSTAFQNSADGQYLHVLQQNYDIRTSISAQDSLRLPAAPSLIVRTAEPIAGGSGKGDADTGKGTS from the coding sequence ATGTCGCAGCCGCCCCCCGTTCGGAGCACAGCATCGCCGCGCCCTCGTCCGCGCCTCGACGCGTCCATGTCGCTGCTGACCAATGTGATGGACCACAGCCTCGACGACGGGTACGCCGAGGCCGCCGCGCGGCGCGGTGAGACCGGTCGCTCGGGCCTGCCGCGCACCATGCGGGCCAAACTGGGGCTGGCTCTCGGCCTAGTCCTGGTCGCGGTGGTCATCACCGTCGGCGCCGCCGAGGCGCGGATATCGGCGCCCACGCTGGCCAAGGAGCGGGGGGAACTGATCGACCGTATCGAGACGGGGAACTCGAACGCGGACGAGCTCGCCAGGAGCGTGGACAAGCTCCGGGGCGAGGTCGGGGAGAAGCAGCGGCAGGCACTGGAGAAGCACGGCGGAGCCAAGGCCGATCTGGTGGCGCTGCTCTCGGGGGCCAACGAAGTGACCGGCCCCGGGGTGAAGCTGGTGGTCGACGACGCCAAGGGCGCGGCCGGCGGCGGCGGGGGACCACGGGAGAGCGCCGACTTCTCCGATACCGGCCGGGTGCGCGACCACGACATGCAGCGCGTCGTCAACGGCCTGTGGGAGTCGGGCGCGGAGGCCATCTCGATCAACGGGCAGCGGCTGACGGCGCTCTCGGCGATCAGGGCGGCGGGAGACGCCATACTGGTCGACAACAAGCCGCTGGCGCCCCCGTATACGGTGCTCGCGGTGGGGGACGGGCAGCGGCTGAGCACCGCTTTCCAGAACAGCGCGGACGGCCAGTATCTGCATGTGCTGCAGCAGAACTATGACATCCGCACGAGCATTTCCGCCCAGGACTCGCTCCGGCTTCCGGCCGCGCCGAGCCTGATCGTACGCACCGCGGAACCGATAGCCGGTGGCTCCGGCAAGGGTGACGCCGACACAGGGAAGGGCACATCGTGA
- a CDS encoding small basic family protein has product MIAVLGLIVGVVVGLVVRPVVPTVVEPYLPIAVVAALDAVFGGFRAMLDGIFDDKVFVVSFLSNVVVAALIVFLGDKLGVGAQLSTGVVVVLGIRIFSNAAAIRRHVFRA; this is encoded by the coding sequence GTGATCGCCGTATTGGGGCTCATCGTGGGAGTCGTGGTCGGACTTGTGGTTCGACCCGTGGTGCCGACGGTGGTCGAGCCCTATCTGCCGATCGCCGTCGTGGCGGCACTCGACGCGGTCTTCGGAGGCTTCCGGGCGATGCTGGACGGGATCTTCGACGACAAGGTCTTCGTCGTATCGTTCCTGTCCAATGTGGTGGTGGCCGCACTGATCGTCTTCCTCGGTGACAAGCTGGGCGTCGGTGCCCAGCTGTCGACGGGAGTCGTGGTGGTGCTCGGTATCCGGATCTTCTCCAACGCGGCCGCGATCCGCCGCCATGTCTTCCGGGCGTGA